The Methylomonas montana genome has a window encoding:
- a CDS encoding acyl-CoA thioesterase → MIRADVELTVPFHDIDLLNIAWHGHYCKYIELARCAMLDKIGYGYMAMKDTGYVWPIVDLHLKFVRPAKFEQSIRVSAELVEWEYRMKIKYSIADTNTGEVLAKGHTIQAAVDAVSGEMCYASPAVFLEKLGIKTDAP, encoded by the coding sequence ATGATCCGCGCCGACGTCGAGTTGACAGTGCCTTTTCATGACATCGATCTATTGAACATCGCCTGGCATGGGCACTATTGTAAATATATCGAGCTTGCCCGTTGCGCGATGCTGGACAAAATCGGCTACGGTTATATGGCCATGAAGGACACGGGATACGTTTGGCCCATCGTCGATTTGCATCTGAAGTTTGTCCGCCCGGCCAAGTTTGAGCAGAGTATTCGGGTGTCGGCGGAACTGGTGGAATGGGAATATCGGATGAAGATCAAATACTCGATCGCCGACACCAACACCGGGGAAGTGCTGGCCAAGGGGCATACCATACAGGCGGCGGTCGATGCCGTCAGCGGCGAAATGTGCTACGCCTCGCCGGCGGTATTTCTGGAAAAACTCGGCATCAAAACCGATGCCCCATAG
- a CDS encoding ApeI family dehydratase, with the protein MLVDKQTVLFPKIVGENSHADQVLLTLRIPEELAYFKGHFEEIPVVPGVAQIQWAVHYARQYLGLNLGFSHMEVVKFKELLLPGQQLELSLHYLEQACKLEFCYRSAVCEYSSGRIYFHDHLV; encoded by the coding sequence ATGTTGGTAGATAAGCAAACCGTTTTGTTTCCGAAAATAGTGGGAGAAAACTCCCATGCCGATCAGGTGCTCCTGACGTTGCGAATCCCCGAGGAGCTGGCTTATTTCAAAGGCCATTTCGAGGAAATTCCGGTTGTCCCCGGCGTCGCGCAAATTCAATGGGCGGTGCATTACGCTCGGCAATACCTCGGGTTAAATCTTGGCTTCAGTCATATGGAAGTCGTGAAATTTAAAGAGCTTTTATTGCCCGGACAGCAGTTGGAATTGAGCTTGCATTATCTGGAGCAGGCTTGCAAATTGGAGTTTTGTTACCGTTCGGCAGTCTGCGAATACAGCTCGGGTAGAATCTATTTTCATGACCACCTTGTTTAA
- a CDS encoding LpxL/LpxP family acyltransferase, which produces MKPANAAGHWAALEENSLLWGIRILVWIYRLFGRWVFRLFLRPVVSYYFLFGPVARQASMDYLRRLGRFYPELGMDGGLWQSYQHFLSFGETLLDKIVVWTGSIDQSEVDFPNRQLLLDMIDQKRGGMLLSGHIGNFEICQAVANQRRQIHLNILVHTKHAEKFNRLLGGSKGSATIQLIQVTELSPAIAISLQEKIERGEFLVMVGDRIPVQVGGRTVPASFLGEDASFPQGPYLLASLLRCPVYTLFCFPVDGRFQIKLELFAEAIRIPRSEPQRREMLESLARRYAERLEAYCRLVPLQWFNFYPYWSRSSDDDAGQVAAEDKRL; this is translated from the coding sequence ATGAAGCCCGCTAACGCTGCCGGCCATTGGGCGGCTCTCGAGGAAAACAGTCTGCTCTGGGGCATACGGATATTGGTATGGATTTATCGGCTGTTCGGCCGCTGGGTGTTTCGCCTGTTCTTACGGCCGGTCGTCAGCTATTACTTCCTTTTCGGACCTGTTGCCCGTCAGGCTTCAATGGATTATTTGCGCCGTCTGGGCCGGTTTTACCCGGAATTGGGCATGGACGGCGGGCTCTGGCAGAGTTATCAGCATTTTCTGAGCTTCGGCGAGACCTTGTTGGACAAGATCGTGGTTTGGACCGGCAGCATAGATCAAAGTGAGGTAGATTTTCCCAACCGACAGTTGCTGCTCGACATGATCGATCAAAAGCGGGGGGGAATGCTGCTATCCGGGCATATTGGTAACTTTGAAATTTGTCAGGCGGTTGCTAACCAGCGCCGGCAGATTCACCTCAACATCCTGGTGCATACCAAACATGCCGAGAAATTCAATCGCTTACTCGGCGGCAGTAAAGGCAGCGCTACTATCCAACTGATCCAAGTCACCGAACTCAGTCCGGCGATCGCTATTTCCCTGCAAGAAAAGATCGAACGCGGCGAGTTTTTGGTGATGGTGGGTGATCGAATACCGGTACAAGTCGGCGGCCGTACGGTGCCGGCCAGCTTCCTCGGCGAAGACGCCAGTTTTCCGCAAGGCCCTTATTTGTTGGCCTCGCTGCTGCGTTGTCCGGTATATACCCTGTTTTGCTTCCCCGTAGACGGACGATTTCAGATTAAACTGGAACTGTTTGCCGAAGCTATCCGCATCCCGCGTTCCGAACCGCAACGCAGAGAGATGCTGGAATCGCTGGCGCGACGTTATGCGGAACGCTTGGAAGCCTATTGCCGCTTGGTGCCGTTGCAATGGTTTAACTTTTACCCGTATTGGAGCCGGTCAAGCGATGACGATGCCGGCCAGGTAGCAGCGGAGGACAAGCGACTATGA
- a CDS encoding glycosyltransferase family 2 protein: MTTLFNPCILIPVYNHENPLTGIVERLSAYRLPCLLVDDGSDASCAAIIRSLADRYSWVQSIRLELNQGKGAAVKAGILAAQAQAYSHALQIDADGQHDLDDLAKFLAATRQQPDAVVIGRALFDASIPKLRFYARYLTHAWVHINTLSCAIPDSMCGYRVYPVASCAKLIQSIAMENRMGFDTEILVRLYWQGVTVISIPTQVRYPLDGLSHFRAWEDNLLLSQTHARLFFGMLLRLPKLLARHFR, encoded by the coding sequence ATGACCACCTTGTTTAATCCCTGCATACTGATTCCTGTCTACAACCATGAAAATCCGCTAACGGGGATTGTCGAGCGTTTGTCCGCTTATCGGCTGCCTTGTCTGCTGGTGGATGACGGTAGCGATGCGAGCTGCGCAGCGATTATTCGCAGTCTGGCGGATCGCTATTCCTGGGTACAAAGTATCCGGCTGGAGCTGAACCAGGGGAAGGGTGCGGCGGTCAAGGCCGGCATTCTGGCTGCGCAGGCTCAAGCTTATTCTCATGCGCTGCAAATCGATGCCGACGGTCAGCATGATCTGGACGATCTGGCTAAATTCCTAGCCGCCACCCGGCAACAGCCGGACGCGGTCGTTATCGGTCGAGCATTATTCGATGCATCGATTCCCAAACTGCGCTTTTACGCTCGTTATCTGACGCATGCCTGGGTGCATATCAACACCTTGTCCTGCGCGATTCCCGACTCCATGTGCGGCTACCGTGTCTATCCCGTGGCATCCTGCGCGAAGTTGATCCAAAGCATAGCCATGGAAAATCGGATGGGCTTCGATACGGAGATTTTGGTTAGGCTTTACTGGCAAGGGGTAACGGTCATCTCTATTCCAACTCAGGTTCGCTATCCGCTAGATGGCTTATCCCATTTCCGTGCCTGGGAGGACAATTTGCTCCTCAGTCAGACCCATGCCCGCTTGTTTTTCGGCATGTTGCTACGTTTGCCAAAACTGTTGGCGAGGCATTTTCGATGA
- a CDS encoding COG4648 family protein: MLKDTLSKWMALASLGEAWNDAGPEPAAERQGMFLSVVVWGLAAAYPFLIWFSQDYLQPRTMSLLLAGLFLLRFLLRRSLGKPAGEAEPLLMLICAFFLLAAALVNETSWLLAYPVFVSLLFFSVFAFSLAYPPTVVERLARLEDPNLPPKGVIYTRKVTQVWIGFFLANAGLSLLTIWYGDRWLWSLYNGCISYILMGLLMAGEMVIRRKVKASF, translated from the coding sequence ATGCTTAAGGATACTCTCAGCAAGTGGATGGCCTTGGCGTCCTTGGGCGAGGCTTGGAACGACGCCGGTCCCGAGCCAGCCGCCGAACGTCAAGGCATGTTCCTCAGCGTCGTCGTCTGGGGCCTGGCGGCCGCTTATCCCTTTCTGATTTGGTTTTCGCAGGATTACCTTCAGCCGCGTACCATGTCTTTGCTATTGGCCGGGCTTTTCTTGTTGCGCTTCCTGCTGCGCCGAAGTCTCGGCAAGCCCGCCGGCGAGGCGGAACCGCTGCTGATGCTGATCTGCGCCTTTTTTCTGCTGGCGGCCGCGCTGGTCAACGAAACCAGCTGGTTGCTGGCCTATCCGGTGTTCGTCAGCCTGTTGTTTTTTAGCGTGTTTGCCTTCAGTCTGGCTTATCCGCCGACCGTGGTGGAACGGCTGGCGAGACTCGAAGATCCTAATCTGCCGCCCAAAGGGGTGATATACACCCGCAAGGTGACACAGGTGTGGATAGGTTTTTTCCTGGCGAATGCCGGGCTCTCGTTGCTAACCATCTGGTATGGCGATCGCTGGCTGTGGAGCCTTTACAACGGCTGCATCTCCTATATATTGATGGGCTTGTTGATGGCCGGGGAAATGGTCATCCGCCGCAAAGTTAAGGCAAGTTTTTGA